From the genome of Haloarchaeobius salinus, one region includes:
- a CDS encoding LolA family protein — protein MSPRPRSLVAFALLLVVGAGCLGLVDDGETATPTVDGDEAVDAYESIDGVHAVVETTITHGNSTEHRQSAVWIRPGSGAVREEIREPASRDGNLVVANGSQLWVYDESRQVVRTQSYERGQGDAVRMDAFLRQVFDAVAASGNETVRSPPTVGMGPAPSVPVEGEAGDEVRNATTTVENYTATYEGTETVAGRETHVVELAPSGDVPTVASDLRIRYYLDAERYFPVKVTRSMTVNGEEFRVVTRYTDVEFDPGIADSRFRFDPPEEASVVDLDESQETFETRAAAAANVTMALPEPDVPDGYELFRVGVLRGEITTVTVFYRNDAGDVLYVSKHSEPRSTGSADGVTVDVAGSEGRYVATDSLGSVVWSCADGRQYAVVSVEGSLSQSEVVAIARSSGCA, from the coding sequence ATGTCCCCCCGCCCTCGCTCCCTCGTCGCGTTCGCTCTCCTGCTCGTCGTCGGTGCGGGCTGTCTGGGCCTCGTCGACGACGGCGAAACGGCGACCCCGACGGTCGACGGCGACGAGGCCGTCGATGCCTACGAGTCCATCGACGGCGTCCACGCCGTCGTCGAGACGACCATCACCCACGGGAACAGCACCGAACACCGGCAGTCGGCGGTGTGGATCCGACCCGGGAGCGGTGCCGTCCGCGAGGAGATCCGCGAGCCGGCGTCCCGCGACGGCAACCTCGTGGTCGCGAACGGCTCGCAGCTCTGGGTGTACGACGAGAGCCGGCAGGTCGTCCGGACGCAGTCGTACGAGCGTGGCCAGGGCGACGCGGTCCGGATGGACGCGTTCCTCCGGCAGGTGTTCGACGCGGTCGCGGCGAGCGGGAACGAGACCGTCCGGTCCCCACCGACCGTCGGCATGGGGCCGGCCCCGTCGGTGCCCGTCGAGGGTGAGGCGGGCGACGAGGTCAGGAACGCGACGACGACCGTGGAGAACTACACCGCGACGTACGAGGGCACGGAGACCGTCGCCGGTCGCGAGACCCACGTCGTCGAGCTGGCCCCCAGCGGCGACGTGCCGACGGTCGCGTCGGACCTGCGCATCCGGTACTACCTCGACGCCGAGCGCTACTTCCCGGTGAAGGTGACCCGGTCGATGACGGTCAACGGGGAGGAGTTCCGCGTCGTCACCCGGTACACGGACGTCGAGTTCGACCCGGGCATCGCCGACTCGCGGTTCCGGTTCGACCCGCCCGAGGAGGCGAGCGTGGTCGACCTCGACGAGAGCCAGGAGACGTTCGAGACACGCGCCGCGGCGGCCGCGAACGTCACGATGGCGCTTCCGGAGCCGGACGTGCCCGACGGCTACGAGCTGTTCCGGGTCGGCGTCCTCCGTGGCGAGATCACGACCGTGACCGTGTTCTACCGGAACGACGCCGGGGACGTGCTCTACGTGAGCAAGCACTCCGAACCGCGGTCGACGGGCTCGGCCGACGGTGTCACCGTCGACGTCGCCGGGAGCGAGGGTCGGTACGTCGCGACCGACTCGCTGGGTTCGGTCGTCTGGTCCTGCGCGGACGGGCGGCAGTACGCGGTCGTCTCGGTGGAGGGCTCGCTGTCGCAGTCCGAGGTCGTCGCCATCGCGCGGTCGAGTGGCTGTGCGTGA
- a CDS encoding DnaJ domain-containing protein, protein MADDDMDFYELLEIDEDASQDEVKEAFRSKVREYHPDLNDDPDAPAQFNALKKAYETLNDSSERNAYDRLGHRDYVAKRIGGFPSGDIWGNRSSGDDDAGGPTSRSSSSSTRSTSTGSSTGSTRAGRSRSSGNRSGSGSRSGSGSRSTASSSAQSSARTTGSSQRTKTTASATGSASSSRGTGGTATGTTTGGGGSTTGTRSSPAAGTSAGGWTDNALFNWWNDLSLGWPLMLSAVLLYVGGLVQYGLAHESGLSTLADRLRAAGTDTAALQAALVESRYGLTQPATFIVEDGALVAEPPLPTQQWYGALAGLVGVTVLAFGLNRAFRARRPYKWVTINETVGVSLAVAIAAGAYGGPLLAGALVMPLVYLVIVRHTRMAFQFKPTYLYVVGVSAPLVGLVLDAAEAAPMLAVDLVAMVLPLLSVVVLLLSAFVRPKIAARL, encoded by the coding sequence ATGGCTGACGACGATATGGACTTCTACGAACTTCTGGAGATAGACGAGGACGCCTCCCAGGACGAGGTGAAGGAGGCGTTCCGCTCGAAGGTACGGGAGTACCACCCGGACCTCAACGACGACCCCGACGCCCCCGCCCAGTTCAACGCCCTGAAGAAGGCCTACGAGACCCTCAACGACTCCTCGGAGCGGAACGCCTACGACCGCCTCGGACACAGGGACTACGTCGCAAAGCGCATCGGCGGGTTCCCCTCCGGCGACATCTGGGGGAACCGCTCCAGCGGCGACGACGACGCCGGTGGACCGACGAGTCGGTCGAGCAGCTCGTCGACCCGGTCCACCTCGACGGGCAGTTCCACCGGCTCGACACGCGCCGGACGGAGTCGGTCCAGCGGTAACCGTTCGGGGAGCGGCAGCCGTTCGGGGAGCGGTAGCCGTTCGACGGCGAGCTCGTCCGCACAGTCGAGCGCGAGGACCACGGGCTCGTCTCAACGGACGAAAACGACCGCCAGCGCGACCGGGAGCGCGTCGTCGTCACGGGGCACCGGGGGGACCGCCACGGGAACCACGACCGGCGGGGGCGGGTCGACCACCGGTACCCGGTCCTCGCCTGCAGCGGGCACCAGCGCCGGCGGCTGGACCGACAACGCGCTGTTCAACTGGTGGAACGACCTGAGCCTCGGCTGGCCGCTCATGCTCTCGGCGGTCCTCCTCTACGTCGGTGGACTCGTCCAGTACGGGCTGGCCCACGAGAGCGGCCTCTCGACGCTCGCGGACCGTCTGCGCGCCGCCGGCACCGACACCGCCGCGCTGCAGGCCGCCCTCGTCGAGTCCCGGTACGGCCTCACCCAGCCTGCGACGTTCATCGTGGAGGACGGGGCACTGGTCGCCGAGCCACCGCTGCCGACACAGCAGTGGTACGGTGCACTCGCCGGGCTCGTCGGCGTCACCGTCCTCGCGTTCGGTCTCAACCGGGCGTTCCGCGCCCGCCGGCCGTACAAGTGGGTGACCATCAACGAGACCGTCGGCGTCTCGCTCGCCGTCGCCATCGCGGCCGGCGCGTACGGCGGCCCCCTGCTGGCCGGCGCGCTCGTCATGCCGCTGGTCTACCTGGTCATCGTCCGTCACACCCGGATGGCGTTCCAGTTCAAGCCGACGTACCTCTACGTCGTCGGGGTCTCCGCGCCGCTGGTCGGGCTCGTGCTCGACGCGGCCGAGGCCGCACCCATGCTCGCGGTCGACCTCGTCGCGATGGTGCTGCCGCTGCTCTCCGTCGTGGTACTCCTCCTGAGTGCCTTCGTGCGCCCGAAGATCGCGGCCCGTCTCTGA
- a CDS encoding aldo/keto reductase gives MEYETVQGTSVPKIGLGTWQTAGQETYGAVRTALAAGYRHIDTAQAYDNERYVGNAIHDSDVDREEVFLTTKVRPDRFRPGRLKRSVANSLRELDTDYVDLLLLHWPNPLADLRETMEAMADLVERGDVRHVGVSNFSKRRLMKAQRVSPEPIFTNQVKFHPFKPQRELLRYCQDSDVLLTAYSPLGTGGVLGDDLLRRIGDYYDKTPAQVALRWATQHQNVVAIPKSTSKDHIEQNVDVFDFSLDRDELDRIARPDPVKNGLAFAKGTIGI, from the coding sequence ATGGAGTACGAAACGGTCCAGGGCACCTCCGTCCCGAAGATCGGCCTCGGCACCTGGCAGACCGCCGGCCAGGAGACCTACGGCGCGGTCCGGACCGCGCTCGCCGCCGGCTACCGACACATCGACACCGCCCAGGCGTACGACAACGAACGCTACGTCGGCAACGCCATCCACGACTCGGACGTCGACCGCGAGGAGGTCTTCCTCACCACGAAGGTCCGTCCCGACCGGTTCCGCCCCGGCCGCCTCAAGCGCTCGGTCGCCAACAGCCTCCGCGAGCTCGACACCGACTACGTCGACCTGCTGCTGCTGCACTGGCCCAACCCGCTCGCCGACCTCCGCGAGACGATGGAGGCGATGGCCGACCTCGTCGAACGCGGCGACGTCCGCCACGTCGGCGTCTCGAACTTCTCGAAGAGACGGCTGATGAAGGCCCAGCGCGTCTCCCCCGAACCCATCTTCACCAACCAGGTGAAGTTCCACCCGTTCAAGCCCCAGCGCGAGCTGCTGCGCTACTGCCAGGACTCGGACGTGCTGCTGACGGCGTACTCGCCGCTCGGGACCGGCGGCGTCCTCGGCGACGACCTCCTCCGACGCATCGGCGACTACTACGACAAGACCCCCGCGCAGGTCGCGCTCCGCTGGGCAACCCAGCACCAGAACGTCGTCGCCATCCCGAAGTCCACGAGCAAGGACCACATCGAGCAGAACGTCGACGTCTTCGATTTCTCGCTGGACAGGGACGAGCTCGACCGCATCGCCCGCCCCGACCCCGTCAAGAACGGGCTGGCGTTCGCGAAGGGCACCATCGGTATCTGA
- the dinB gene encoding DNA polymerase IV, translated as MADSGDGQREQAARLPGVEPEEGPDRIVLHVDMDCFYAACERLREPELEGEPVVVGMGYEPGDDAGAVATASYEAREYGVESAQAITTALERLPRRADADADDPEGTGLYRPVDLDYYDSVASDVKDILHDCADTVREVSIDEAYLDVTDRTDWSVAEGFARHVKQRIEREVGVVASVGVAPNMSAAKVASDHDKPDGLVVVPPDELRRFLDPLPVEEIHGVGPVTARELRDEFGVETAGDLAASDRRALADRFGERGPELRDRARGHDDRPVTPRGLPKSFSRESAFGEPVTAPEPKVEQVRTLAEAVADRADRRGALYRTIGIKAVEPPFDVNTRERSLPGPVADEELVVDTALELVAEFDDVPVRKVGVRVSNLSFTERNQASLDSWESDEGRAATDGTSRNRSRAWRPDDSDGQSTLTDFQ; from the coding sequence ATGGCGGACTCCGGAGACGGACAGCGCGAACAGGCGGCGAGGCTCCCGGGCGTCGAGCCCGAAGAGGGCCCCGACCGCATCGTCCTGCACGTCGACATGGACTGCTTCTACGCGGCCTGCGAACGGTTGCGGGAGCCCGAACTCGAGGGCGAGCCGGTCGTGGTCGGGATGGGCTACGAGCCGGGCGACGACGCCGGTGCGGTGGCGACGGCGAGCTACGAGGCCCGCGAGTACGGCGTCGAGAGCGCACAGGCCATCACGACCGCGCTGGAGCGCCTGCCCCGCCGTGCCGACGCCGACGCCGACGACCCCGAGGGAACCGGGCTCTACCGCCCCGTCGACCTGGACTACTACGACTCGGTCGCGAGCGACGTGAAGGACATCCTCCACGACTGCGCCGACACTGTCCGCGAGGTGAGCATCGACGAGGCGTATCTCGACGTGACCGACCGGACGGACTGGTCGGTCGCCGAGGGGTTCGCCCGCCACGTCAAACAGCGCATCGAGCGCGAGGTCGGCGTCGTCGCCAGCGTCGGCGTCGCACCGAACATGAGCGCCGCGAAGGTCGCCAGCGACCACGACAAGCCCGACGGCCTCGTAGTGGTGCCGCCCGACGAGCTTCGGCGGTTCCTCGACCCCCTTCCCGTCGAGGAGATCCACGGCGTCGGCCCGGTGACCGCACGGGAGCTCCGCGACGAGTTCGGCGTCGAGACCGCTGGCGACCTCGCCGCGTCGGACCGCCGGGCACTGGCGGACCGGTTCGGCGAGCGCGGCCCGGAGCTCAGGGACCGGGCACGGGGACACGACGACCGGCCGGTGACGCCCCGTGGACTGCCGAAGAGCTTCTCGCGGGAGTCGGCGTTCGGCGAGCCCGTCACGGCACCGGAGCCGAAGGTCGAGCAGGTGCGCACGCTGGCGGAAGCCGTGGCCGACCGTGCCGACCGGCGGGGTGCGCTCTACCGGACCATCGGCATCAAGGCCGTCGAACCACCGTTCGACGTGAACACCCGCGAGCGGTCGCTGCCGGGTCCCGTCGCCGACGAGGAGCTGGTCGTCGACACGGCGCTGGAGCTCGTCGCCGAGTTCGACGACGTGCCCGTACGGAAGGTCGGCGTGCGCGTCTCGAACCTCTCGTTCACCGAGCGCAACCAGGCGAGCCTCGACTCCTGGGAGTCCGACGAGGGCCGGGCGGCCACCGACGGCACCTCTCGGAACCGCTCGCGTGCGTGGCGACCGGACGACTCGGACGGCCAGTCAACGCTGACCGATTTCCAGTAG